From a single Miscanthus floridulus cultivar M001 chromosome 8, ASM1932011v1, whole genome shotgun sequence genomic region:
- the LOC136475873 gene encoding uncharacterized protein isoform X3 — MYECIHRLTRSPSRSPRTEFRVVSNTRNILEFCLCWTNKSALDSLVPSMVMGHGCLGLSVRKGKCRAACIFDFRRPLFGFLQSQLFRTDHLLEINTEKRIRGCFSLVHRDSSCRPLKQRSVVAERKRSRSPSMSSLLSRLRLVTVDVTGTLIAYRGQLGDYYCMAAKSAGMPCPDYGRVHEGFKLAYADMSRRHPCFGHAAAMPTADWWKTCVRDSFVRAGYG; from the exons ATGTATGAATGCATTCATCGTCTCACAAGGTCACCATCCAGGTCGCCGAGAACAGAATTCAGAGTCGTTTCCAACACGAGGAATATTTTGGAATTTTGTTTGTGTTGGACAAACAAAAGCGCCTTGGATTCCTTGGTACCTTCCATGGTCATGGGACACGGATGCCTTGGACTCTCAGTCCGGAAAGGGAAATGCCGGGCTGCTTGCATCTTCGATTTCCGGCGCCCCTTGTTTGGGTTCTTGCAAAGTCAGTTGTTTCGG ACAGATCACTTGCTCGAAATCAATACAGAGAAGAGGATACGTGGTTGCTTCAGTTTAGTTCATAGAG ATTCCAGCTGCAGGCCGCTGAAGCAAAGATCGGTGGTAGCAGAGAGGAAGAGGAGTCGATCGCCAAGCATGTCGTCGCTCCTGTCGAGGCTGCGGCTGGTGACCGTTGACGTGACGGGCACCCTGATCGCGTACAGGGGCCAGCTCGGCGACTACTACTGCATGGCGGCCAAGTCCGCCGGGATGCCGTGCCCAGACTACGGGCGCGTGCACGAGGGCTTCAAGCTCGCCTACGCCGACATGAGCAGGAGGCACCCCTGCTTCGGCCACGCCGCCGCCATGCCCACCGCCGACTGGTGGAAGACGTGCGTCAGGGACTCCTTCGTCAGG GCCGGCTACGGTTAG
- the LOC136475873 gene encoding uncharacterized protein isoform X2 produces the protein MYECIHRLTRSPSRSPRTEFRVVSNTRNILEFCLCWTNKSALDSLVPSMVMGHGCLGLSVRKGKCRAACIFDFRRPLFGFLQSQLFRTDHLLEINTEKRIRGCFSLVHRDSSCRPLKQRSVVAERKRSRSPSMSSLLSRLRLVTVDVTGTLIAYRGQLGDYYCMAAKSAGMPCPDYGRVHEGFKLAYADMSRRHPCFGHAAAMPTADWWKTCVRDSFVREANTL, from the exons ATGTATGAATGCATTCATCGTCTCACAAGGTCACCATCCAGGTCGCCGAGAACAGAATTCAGAGTCGTTTCCAACACGAGGAATATTTTGGAATTTTGTTTGTGTTGGACAAACAAAAGCGCCTTGGATTCCTTGGTACCTTCCATGGTCATGGGACACGGATGCCTTGGACTCTCAGTCCGGAAAGGGAAATGCCGGGCTGCTTGCATCTTCGATTTCCGGCGCCCCTTGTTTGGGTTCTTGCAAAGTCAGTTGTTTCGG ACAGATCACTTGCTCGAAATCAATACAGAGAAGAGGATACGTGGTTGCTTCAGTTTAGTTCATAGAG ATTCCAGCTGCAGGCCGCTGAAGCAAAGATCGGTGGTAGCAGAGAGGAAGAGGAGTCGATCGCCAAGCATGTCGTCGCTCCTGTCGAGGCTGCGGCTGGTGACCGTTGACGTGACGGGCACCCTGATCGCGTACAGGGGCCAGCTCGGCGACTACTACTGCATGGCGGCCAAGTCCGCCGGGATGCCGTGCCCAGACTACGGGCGCGTGCACGAGGGCTTCAAGCTCGCCTACGCCGACATGAGCAGGAGGCACCCCTGCTTCGGCCACGCCGCCGCCATGCCCACCGCCGACTGGTGGAAGACGTGCGTCAGGGACTCCTTCGTCAGG gaggcaaatacattgtga
- the LOC136475873 gene encoding uncharacterized protein isoform X1, with amino-acid sequence MFLTYSGVISGGKYIVNIANIPTLNGTNHRVWREKYELELALGEVDFAITSPCPTEPEDPVRGDNESDADFASRKRDHAEIRMKYDLEHRQWTLSNHKCLLVAKATIEEQIRGSIPECATAKEYLEKIKSQFTGSTKATASSLIKKLVNEKFTGGSIREHILKMNTTASKLKEMNLKEEDFLIHLIFASLPKEYDTFIVNYNMQPERWGIERLISMCAQEEERIKSSQGESAHFVKDNKRENFNGKNSKPQGKPKWDKSSSSSSQGKKPQDSENQQYGGAEKDQCKHCFKKGHYKRDCPDFLKSLLKKGVKWDENLAKRRKND; translated from the exons atgtttcttacttactctggtgtgatttcaggaggcaaatacattgtgaacattgccaacatcccgacactcaacggaaccaatcaccgtgtgtggcgggagaaatatgaattggaacttgcgttgggagaggtcgattttgccatcacctcaccgtgtcctactgagccagaggacccggtgagaggtgacaatgaatctgacgctgatttcgcttctcggaagcgtgatcatgctgaaataagaatgaaatatgaccttgaacataggcaatggactctctccaaccacaaatgcctgttggtagccaaagccaccatagaagaacagataaggggctcaatccctgaatgtgctactgctaaagaatatcttgagaaaatcaagagtcagtttactggatctaccaaggccacagcaagttcactgattaagaagcttgtgaatgagaaattcactggtggtagcataagagagcacattttgaagatgaacactacggcatctaagctaaaagaaatgaatttgaaggaggaggatttcctaattcatttgatttttgcttctttgccgaaagaatatgacaccttcattgtgaactataatatgcagcctgaaagatggggcatagaaagactcatctcaatgtgtgctcaagaagaggagaggataaagtcctcacaaggtgaatctgctcattttgtgaaggacaacaaaagagagaactttaatggcaagaattctaaaccacaagggaaacctaagtgggataagtcctcttcctccagttcacagggaaagaaaccccaggattctgagaatcagcagtatggtggagctgaaaaagatcagtgcaagcactgcttcaagaaaggacactacaagagggattgtccagacttcctaaaatctctgctaaagaaag gggttaagtgggacgagaaccttgcaaagaggagaaagaacgattaa
- the LOC136475876 gene encoding uncharacterized protein, whose protein sequence is MGSERDFGVFSGVVGVEKPDPRIYEAALQQAAAGAGSGSVAPGEALHIGDSLRKDYAPSRSLGMHALLLDRFLTADAECWRRSGALVLPDLVAAQEWLPGGHSHREEAADQPVTAR, encoded by the coding sequence ATGGGGTCGGAGCGGGACTTCGGGGTGTTCTCGGGCGTCGTCGGCGTGGAGAAGCCCGACCCGAGGATCTACGAGGCTGCGCTGCAGCAGGCGGCCGCCGGGGCCGGGAGCGGAAGCGTGGCGCCCGGGGAGGCGCTCCACATCGGCGACAGCCTGCGCAAGGACTACGCCCCCTCGCGGAGCCTCGGAATGCACGCGCTGCTGCTGGACCGGTTCCTGACCGCCGATGCGGAGTGCTGGCGGAGGTCCGGCGcgctcgtgctcccggacctggTCGCCGCTCAGGAGTGGCTCCCCGGGGGTCACAGTCACagggaggaagccgcggatcagCCTGTCACGGCCCGGTGA
- the LOC136475875 gene encoding choline-phosphate cytidylyltransferase 1-like: protein MADFAKAEAARARPESSQEEEEDWKEAEGDVAEVDHAATIGAGEGGVPTDRPIRVYADGIYDLFHFGHAKSLEQAKKLFPNTYLLVGCCNDELTHKFKGRTVMTEDERYESLRHCKWVDEVIPDAPWVVTEEFLDRHNIDFVAHDSLPYADASGAGKDVYEHVKKLGKFKETQRTDGISTSDIIMRIVKDYNEYVMRNLARGYTRKDLGVSYVKEKRLRVNMGLKNLRDKVKQHQEKVGEKWNTVAKLQEEWVENADRWVAGFLEKFEEGCHSMGTAIKERIQERLIKAQSSDFSSLLQYDSYDSDEANGDDEDKVFEDVKE, encoded by the exons ATGGCCGACTTTGCGAAGGCCGAGGCGGCGCGGGCGAGGCCGGAGTCctcgcaggaggaggaggaggactggaAGGAGGCCGAAGGGGACGTCGCCGAAGTCGACCACGCCGCCACCATTGGCGCCGGCGAGGGGGGCGTGCCCACGGACAGGCCGATCCGGGTCTACGCCGACGGCATCTACGACCTCTTTCACTTCGGCCACGCCAAGTCGCTCGAGCAGGCCAAGAAGCT GTTTCCAAACACATATCTTCTTGTTGGATGCTGCAATGATGAGTTGACACACAAATTCAAAGGAAGAACTGTAATGACTGAGGATGAGCGATATGAGTCACTTCGTCATTGCAA GTGGGTTGATGAAGTCATTCCAGATGCTCCATGGGTGGTGACAGAAGAGTTCTTGGATAGGCATAACATTGATTTTGTTGCTCATGATTCTCTGCC GTATGCTGATGCTAGTGGAGCTGGTAAAGATGTTTATGAACAT GTAAAAAAACTTGGTAAGTTTAAGGAGACTCAGCGCACTGATGGGATATCAACATCGGATATTATAATGCGGATTGTGAAAGATTATAATGAGTATGTTATGCGGAATCTGGCCAGGGGCTACACTAGAAAGGATCTTGGTGTTAGTTATGTCAAG GAAAAACGACTGCGAGTTAACATGGGACTTAAAAACCTGCGTGACAAAGTGAAACAGCACCAAGAAAAAGTAGGGGAGAAG TGGAACACGGTTGCAAAACTCCAGGAAGAGTGGGTGGAAAATGCAGACCGCTGGGTGGCTGGTTTCTTAGAGAAGTTTGAGGAAGGGTGCCACTCAATG GGGACAGCCATCAAGGAGAGGATCCAGGAGAGGCTCATCAAGGCACAATCCAGCGACTTTAGCAGCCTCCTACAGTACGACAGCTACGATTCTGATGAAGCCAATGGAGACGACGAGGACAAAGTCTTTGAAGACGTCAAGGAATAG